A stretch of Blattabacterium cuenoti DNA encodes these proteins:
- a CDS encoding hemolysin family protein translates to MIVHISIVFITIFISAFFSGMEMALISSSLFQIELNKKKGSFRSKLLSKSINNPKQFITTMLIGNTISLVVYGIYMGKLFFSLLPKGLLNNSLWIIFLETVFSASIILIVGEFIPKLIFSVYSNELLSLFIVPAYLLCKVFSPITNFFIWISDVFLKILGEKENDKKNFFDKEDLIDFLSKNMEGKVKEKDVVEHEIEIFHKALDFYEKKARECMVPRKEIISSNMRVSSMESICNILTKSGLSKIVIYKDNIDNIIGYIHYLEVLKKPKNIDSIIRSVELVYTTTPIREIMDLLIRKKRSIAIVLDEYGGTAGLITIEDILEEFLGDIKDEHDGNILLNKKLNSHEFLFSARLEIDFINTKYNLDLPKSEKYETLGGLIVACTKDIPKYGEKIIINKNLFIEIKKVSKNKIEEVFLKKKF, encoded by the coding sequence ATGATTGTTCATATTAGTATAGTTTTTATTACTATATTCATCTCCGCTTTTTTTTCTGGAATGGAAATGGCTTTAATTTCTTCTAGTTTATTTCAGATAGAACTAAATAAAAAAAAAGGATCATTCAGATCTAAACTTCTTTCTAAAAGTATTAATAATCCTAAACAATTTATAACAACAATGTTAATAGGTAATACTATCTCTTTAGTTGTATATGGAATTTATATGGGAAAATTATTTTTTTCTCTTTTACCAAAAGGATTATTGAATAATTCTTTATGGATTATTTTTTTAGAAACGGTTTTTTCTGCTTCTATTATTTTAATTGTAGGGGAATTTATTCCTAAACTAATATTTAGTGTATATTCTAATGAATTATTAAGTTTATTTATTGTTCCTGCATATTTATTATGTAAGGTTTTTTCTCCTATTACAAATTTTTTTATTTGGATTTCTGATGTATTTCTAAAAATTTTAGGAGAAAAAGAAAATGATAAAAAAAATTTTTTTGATAAAGAAGATCTCATTGATTTTTTATCGAAAAATATGGAGGGAAAAGTAAAAGAAAAAGATGTTGTAGAACATGAAATTGAAATTTTTCATAAAGCTTTAGATTTTTATGAAAAAAAAGCGCGAGAATGTATGGTCCCTAGGAAAGAAATTATTTCTTCTAATATGAGGGTTTCTTCTATGGAAAGTATATGTAATATATTGACTAAAAGTGGATTATCTAAAATTGTAATTTATAAAGACAATATAGATAATATTATAGGATATATTCATTATTTAGAAGTATTAAAAAAACCAAAAAATATTGATTCCATCATTAGATCTGTAGAGTTAGTTTATACAACTACTCCTATTAGAGAAATAATGGATCTTTTAATTAGAAAAAAGAGAAGCATAGCTATAGTTTTAGATGAATATGGAGGAACAGCAGGATTAATTACTATAGAAGATATTTTGGAAGAATTTCTTGGAGATATCAAGGATGAACATGATGGAAATATTTTGTTAAATAAAAAATTAAACTCTCATGAATTTTTATTTTCGGCACGTTTAGAAATTGATTTTATTAATACGAAGTATAATTTAGATCTTCCTAAATCTGAAAAATACGAGACTTTGGGTGGATTAATAGTTGCTTGCACAAAAGATATACCAAAATATGGAGAAAAAATAATTATCAATAAAAATTTGTTTATTGAAATAAAAAAAGTATCTAAGAATAAAATAGAGGAAGTCTTTCTTAAAAAAAAGTTTTGA
- a CDS encoding OmpH family outer membrane protein — protein MKKNTIFYFLLFFFLFGYSFYSFSKENNQRIVCLNSMIIIEKMPDFYTAQKELSKISKMHENILDKLAKEFHRKAEKFQRNKNPILKKELETLQARAHAYQKIASDDLAKNQNKLLNPIYKKIENAIIKVIEKDKNIIRVDDCSPGKGVLFNKGGDITEEVKKELGL, from the coding sequence ATGAAAAAAAATACAATTTTTTATTTTTTGTTATTTTTCTTTTTATTTGGATATTCATTTTATTCTTTTTCTAAAGAGAATAATCAAAGAATAGTTTGTCTGAATAGTATGATTATTATAGAAAAAATGCCAGATTTTTATACAGCTCAAAAAGAACTGTCTAAAATTAGCAAAATGCATGAAAACATATTAGATAAATTAGCAAAAGAATTTCATAGAAAAGCGGAAAAATTTCAAAGGAATAAAAATCCTATTTTAAAAAAAGAACTAGAAACTTTACAAGCAAGAGCACATGCATATCAAAAAATAGCATCAGATGATTTAGCAAAAAATCAAAATAAATTGTTAAATCCTATTTATAAAAAAATAGAAAATGCTATTATTAAAGTAATAGAAAAAGATAAAAATATCATAAGAGTTGATGATTGTAGTCCTGGAAAAGGAGTTTTGTTTAATAAAGGAGGGGATATTACCGAAGAAGTAAAGAAAGAGTTAGGATTATAA
- a CDS encoding BamA/OMP85 family outer membrane protein, whose amino-acid sequence MKKNIFIILIIIILQQVYSSNNKEIDLLFDNNKSIDINKNINQSNVIVIVRKIHIIGKTKYDSHFISNLSGIFPGESINIGGKQIDNVIHKLWKSNLFKNISIYKKDIDGNLVDLFFELEDLVQIHEVKVKGIKKDQFTTIKKIKTGDHISDNMIQNIKNDIQEYYKNKGFNEINIKNKIIKNENGNLLYIDVDKGKKIGIEEIFFEGNQVFSKKELLNFMVQTKKIFYIPIIGTPNFVQENIIKDLKNITDKYESKGFLDAKVFLDSVWKKSSGNYGIKIKIFEGNEYHLGDINILGNKKIETDDLKKIFFYKKGDIYNKIEIKKNVFNYSSPSILSTYLNLGYLFVNIKLIEKKIIEHKINLEIQVEENNPVYINKVNISGNSITKDHVIRRELETYPGELFSPKKIKESLSHLIGLNIFEKVYPEIIPNKKNSILDIEWHVVEKNTNEFQFHGGFGGKNMKKIIGNFKLNFGNFSLVNLFNYRGWNPIPQGDGQKLMIFSQLGKDFSSYGFSFTEPWIEKTNPISITLKGFYSINKMKNDETTKETTKIDEKQFLEKIGTSLQLNKYLTFLDPYSIMRTSIDYEKFIYKKETSSNSYHKQRQFNNLSYLISLERMSTEPNIIFPFVGSKIQLNSIFTLPYSIIFNNEKNKWMEYYKFKIIFSWYKKIITNVVLRLGGEFGYMGFYKNLDYSNELYSFQKFYMGGMRNRSFGSDKDFIPLRGYSTHFKYNIPSNGGVIYDKLVLETRYLIKDFPNLKIWTNFFLEGGNLNSSYKEFHLLTMNKSFGIGIRFFWTLIGLVGVDFGYPIDNIIGQKSKWKTHFVIGKDL is encoded by the coding sequence ATGAAAAAAAATATCTTTATTATTTTAATAATAATAATATTACAGCAAGTTTATTCATCCAATAATAAAGAAATAGATTTATTATTTGATAATAATAAATCTATTGATATTAATAAAAATATTAACCAGTCGAATGTAATTGTAATTGTAAGAAAAATTCATATAATAGGAAAAACAAAATATGATAGCCATTTTATTTCCAATTTATCTGGAATTTTTCCTGGAGAATCAATAAATATTGGTGGAAAACAAATAGATAATGTAATCCATAAATTATGGAAAAGTAATCTTTTTAAAAACATATCTATCTATAAAAAAGATATAGATGGAAATTTAGTTGATTTATTTTTTGAATTAGAAGATTTAGTACAAATTCATGAAGTAAAAGTAAAAGGGATTAAAAAAGATCAGTTTACGACTATAAAAAAAATAAAAACAGGAGATCATATTTCTGATAATATGATTCAAAATATTAAAAATGATATTCAAGAATATTATAAAAATAAGGGGTTTAATGAAATTAACATAAAAAATAAAATCATTAAAAATGAGAATGGAAATCTATTGTACATAGATGTTGATAAAGGAAAGAAAATTGGTATAGAAGAAATATTTTTTGAAGGGAATCAAGTTTTTAGTAAAAAAGAATTATTGAATTTCATGGTTCAAACTAAAAAAATTTTTTATATACCGATCATTGGAACTCCTAATTTTGTTCAGGAAAATATAATAAAAGATTTGAAAAATATTACAGATAAATATGAATCAAAAGGATTTCTTGATGCAAAAGTATTTTTAGATTCTGTGTGGAAAAAAAGTTCTGGTAATTATGGAATAAAAATAAAGATTTTTGAGGGGAATGAGTATCATTTAGGGGATATAAATATTTTAGGAAATAAAAAAATAGAAACAGATGATTTAAAAAAAATTTTTTTTTATAAGAAAGGAGATATTTATAATAAAATTGAAATAAAAAAAAATGTTTTCAATTATTCTTCTCCTAGTATTCTATCTACTTACCTGAATTTAGGTTATTTATTTGTGAATATAAAACTTATAGAAAAGAAAATCATCGAACATAAAATAAATTTAGAAATACAAGTAGAAGAAAACAATCCTGTGTATATAAATAAAGTGAATATATCAGGGAATTCAATCACTAAAGATCATGTTATTAGAAGAGAATTAGAAACATATCCAGGAGAACTATTTTCTCCTAAAAAGATAAAAGAAAGTTTATCTCATTTAATTGGATTAAATATTTTTGAAAAAGTATATCCAGAAATTATACCAAATAAAAAAAATAGTATCTTGGATATTGAATGGCATGTTGTAGAAAAAAACACTAATGAATTTCAATTTCATGGAGGTTTTGGTGGTAAAAATATGAAAAAAATAATTGGAAATTTTAAATTAAATTTTGGGAACTTTTCTTTAGTTAACCTTTTTAATTATAGGGGATGGAACCCTATCCCTCAAGGAGATGGACAAAAATTAATGATTTTTAGTCAATTAGGAAAAGATTTTTCGTCTTATGGTTTTTCTTTTACAGAACCTTGGATTGAGAAAACAAATCCAATATCTATCACTTTAAAAGGATTTTATTCTATCAATAAAATGAAAAATGATGAAACTACTAAAGAAACTACTAAAATTGATGAAAAACAATTTTTGGAAAAAATAGGAACATCCCTTCAACTAAATAAGTATTTAACTTTTTTGGATCCTTATTCTATAATGAGAACATCTATAGATTACGAAAAATTTATTTATAAAAAAGAAACTTCATCTAATTCATATCATAAACAACGTCAATTCAACAATCTTAGTTATTTGATTTCATTAGAAAGAATGTCTACAGAACCAAATATCATCTTTCCATTTGTAGGATCAAAAATACAATTAAATAGCATATTTACTCTTCCATATTCTATTATTTTTAATAATGAAAAAAACAAATGGATGGAATATTATAAATTCAAGATAATTTTTTCTTGGTATAAAAAAATTATAACAAATGTAGTTCTAAGATTAGGAGGAGAATTTGGATATATGGGGTTCTATAAAAATTTAGATTATTCCAATGAATTGTATTCATTTCAAAAATTTTATATGGGAGGAATGAGGAATAGATCATTTGGATCAGATAAAGATTTTATTCCATTAAGAGGATATTCTACTCATTTTAAATATAACATTCCAAGTAATGGAGGAGTTATTTATGATAAATTGGTTTTGGAAACTCGTTATTTAATTAAAGATTTTCCAAACTTAAAAATTTGGACAAATTTCTTTTTGGAAGGAGGTAATCTAAATTCTTCTTACAAAGAATTTCATTTACTTACGATGAATAAATCTTTTGGGATTGGAATTCGTTTTTTTTGGACCCTAATAGGATTAGTTGGAGTAGATTTCGGATATCCTATAGATAATATAATTGGTCAAAAATCCAAATGGAAAACACATTTTGTGATAGGAAAAGATTTATAA
- a CDS encoding isoprenyl transferase, which translates to MKKLLDKIDYNNLPNHVAIIMDGNGRWAEKRGKLRTFGHERGIYSVKDTINGCKELGIPYMTLFVFSSENWSRPKKEIDSLMHLFHTNLKIHLEEIHEKNLKIITIGEIGRLSNLIQKELFFFMKKTKNNTSGTLILALSYSAREEILRATKNIAKKVYQGLLSLEDIDNSFFNNHLYTKDLPYVDLIIRTSGEQRLSNFLLWQSAYAELYFTNILWPDFRKKDFFEAIINYQNRKRRFGNVK; encoded by the coding sequence ATGAAAAAATTACTGGATAAAATAGATTATAATAATTTACCTAATCATGTAGCTATTATTATGGATGGAAATGGACGTTGGGCCGAAAAAAGAGGAAAACTAAGAACATTTGGTCATGAAAGAGGAATCTATTCGGTAAAAGATACTATAAATGGATGCAAAGAACTAGGAATTCCTTATATGACATTATTTGTATTTTCTTCGGAAAATTGGAGTAGACCTAAAAAAGAAATAGATAGTTTAATGCATTTATTTCATACTAATTTAAAAATTCATTTAGAAGAAATTCATGAAAAAAATTTAAAAATTATTACTATAGGAGAAATTGGAAGATTATCTAATCTTATTCAGAAAGAATTATTTTTCTTCATGAAAAAAACTAAAAATAATACATCTGGAACTTTGATTTTGGCACTCAGTTATAGTGCAAGGGAAGAAATTTTAAGAGCAACAAAGAATATAGCCAAAAAAGTATATCAGGGTTTATTATCATTAGAAGATATAGATAATTCTTTTTTTAATAATCATTTATATACCAAAGATTTACCATATGTAGATTTAATTATTAGAACTAGTGGAGAGCAACGTCTTAGTAATTTTTTGCTTTGGCAGTCTGCTTATGCAGAATTATATTTTACAAATATTTTATGGCCTGACTTTCGTAAAAAGGATTTTTTTGAAGCTATAATAAATTATCAAAATAGAAAACGTCGTTTTGGAAACGTGAAATAA
- a CDS encoding NAD kinase, producing MKIAIYGQNIGKKNIDYLNKFIGYACDHSIEIYIEKSFSNILSSFKEFENLDFPVISHYKELTKDFSLMFTFGGDGTILSAITLIRDTGIPIVGVNTGNLGFLATFNKDVFIQKIDQIFNRKLYLMPRSLLWLKTSILYDHKFFNFALNEIVILRKETVSMITIDVYIDNEFLTSYWADGLIISTPTGSTGYSLSCGGPIISPENNNFVLTPISPHNLFSRPLIISDHQTVHLKVHSRVKYYSLSMDTRLISLNKDNELSIQKAPFYIYLLQEEKNTYYKTLREKLLWGMDQRN from the coding sequence ATGAAAATAGCCATTTATGGACAAAACATTGGAAAAAAAAATATTGATTATTTGAATAAGTTCATAGGTTATGCATGTGATCATTCCATAGAAATTTATATTGAAAAATCATTTTCTAATATTTTATCTTCTTTTAAAGAGTTCGAAAATTTAGATTTTCCTGTAATTTCTCACTACAAAGAATTAACTAAAGATTTTAGTCTCATGTTTACTTTTGGAGGAGACGGTACCATTTTATCTGCCATTACATTGATAAGAGATACCGGGATTCCTATAGTTGGAGTTAATACAGGTAATTTGGGATTCTTAGCTACTTTCAATAAAGATGTTTTTATTCAAAAAATAGATCAAATTTTCAATAGAAAACTTTATTTAATGCCTAGAAGTTTATTGTGGTTAAAAACTTCTATTCTATATGATCATAAGTTTTTTAACTTTGCATTGAATGAAATTGTAATTCTACGAAAAGAAACGGTTTCTATGATTACTATAGATGTTTATATTGATAATGAATTTTTAACTTCTTATTGGGCCGATGGATTAATTATTTCTACTCCAACTGGATCTACTGGATATTCTTTAAGTTGTGGAGGCCCTATTATTAGTCCAGAAAATAATAATTTTGTGTTAACTCCAATTTCTCCACATAATTTATTTTCACGTCCATTAATTATATCAGATCATCAAACAGTTCATTTAAAAGTACATAGTCGTGTAAAATATTATTCTTTATCAATGGATACCAGACTTATTTCTTTGAATAAAGATAATGAATTATCTATCCAAAAAGCTCCTTTTTATATATATCTTCTCCAAGAAGAAAAAAATACTTATTATAAAACATTACGAGAAAAACTTTTATGGGGAATGGATCAAAGAAATTGA
- a CDS encoding pseudouridine synthase, translated as MEHKKIKLNRYLSNAGISSRRKADKLIQYGAIEVNGKPILKLGSTIHVDDTVTYYGSKVKIKNKIYILLNKPRGIITSTKDQFKRKTVMNLIPNYFGYKIFPVGRLDYSTTGVLLLTNDGFLSEKLTHPKYHVKKIYHVSLNKKIKNEDLEKIRKGKIYLREGKVKVIFIEKSNINNQVKIGISIGWNRIIKRIFKKLDYKVIRLDRINFGGLSKKNMKTGYWCLLKKQEIKNIFGKKFVI; from the coding sequence ATGGAACATAAAAAAATTAAATTAAATCGTTATTTATCTAATGCTGGAATTTCTTCCAGAAGAAAGGCCGATAAACTTATTCAATATGGAGCTATAGAAGTTAATGGAAAACCTATTTTAAAATTAGGAAGTACAATTCATGTAGATGATACTGTCACATATTATGGATCTAAAGTTAAAATTAAAAATAAAATTTATATACTACTTAATAAACCTAGAGGTATTATTACTTCTACAAAGGATCAATTTAAACGAAAAACAGTGATGAATTTAATTCCAAATTATTTTGGATACAAAATATTTCCTGTAGGTCGATTAGATTATTCTACTACAGGAGTTTTACTTCTGACAAATGATGGATTTTTATCTGAAAAATTAACTCATCCAAAATATCACGTTAAAAAAATATATCATGTATCATTAAACAAAAAAATTAAAAATGAAGATTTAGAAAAAATTAGAAAAGGAAAAATATATTTGAGAGAAGGAAAAGTAAAAGTTATTTTTATAGAAAAGAGTAATATTAATAATCAAGTAAAAATTGGAATTTCTATAGGATGGAACAGAATTATTAAAAGAATTTTTAAAAAATTAGATTATAAAGTTATTCGATTAGACCGAATTAATTTTGGTGGATTATCCAAAAAAAATATGAAAACGGGATATTGGTGTTTATTAAAAAAACAGGAAATTAAAAACATTTTTGGAAAAAAATTTGTTATATGA
- the aroQ gene encoding type II 3-dehydroquinate dehydratase has translation MKKIIIINGPNLNLLGKREPELYGSESFTEFLKKLKMKRPFSNMDIIYYQNNSEGKIIDILHSVGFQSNGILLNAGAYTHTSIGIADAIKSISTPVIEVHITNIHSRESFRKKSFLSSVCKGTIFGFGLKSYELGIISFCL, from the coding sequence ATGAAAAAAATAATCATCATCAATGGTCCTAATTTAAACCTTTTAGGAAAAAGAGAACCAGAGTTGTACGGAAGTGAATCCTTTACTGAATTTCTTAAAAAATTAAAAATGAAAAGACCATTTTCTAATATGGATATTATTTATTATCAAAATAATAGTGAAGGAAAAATTATAGATATTTTACATTCCGTTGGATTTCAATCTAATGGAATTTTACTGAATGCTGGGGCTTATACTCACACTTCTATAGGAATTGCAGACGCTATCAAATCCATTTCTACTCCAGTTATAGAAGTCCACATTACTAATATTCATTCTAGAGAATCTTTTAGAAAAAAATCATTTCTTTCTTCTGTTTGTAAAGGAACTATTTTTGGATTTGGATTAAAATCTTATGAATTAGGAATCATTAGTTTTTGTTTGTAG
- a CDS encoding alpha/beta fold hydrolase, whose translation MFNKEKKFPHVKKGKGHPLILLHGLMGGLSNFQSILDFFSEKGYKVIIPSLPLYKMPLFLTNIYHLSKYVIQFIMEMNIKKATLVGNSLGGHVALIIAKKRKDLVHSVVLTGSSGLFEKSFGYVFPKRENYEYIKKKSQEVFYDPNIATKELVDEVFRIVNDKNKGMKTLYLAKSSMKYNMSQDLSFIHQPICLIWGKQDHVTPPEIAKEFHRLLPHSELYWIDKCGHVPMMEHPKKFIDILKKWLSKFDFNHKNFLYRI comes from the coding sequence ATGTTTAATAAAGAAAAAAAATTTCCTCATGTAAAAAAGGGAAAAGGACATCCTTTGATTTTACTTCATGGATTAATGGGAGGATTAAGTAATTTTCAATCTATTCTAGATTTTTTTTCAGAAAAAGGTTATAAAGTAATCATCCCTTCATTACCACTTTATAAAATGCCATTATTTCTTACAAATATTTATCATTTATCTAAATATGTCATTCAATTTATAATGGAAATGAATATTAAAAAGGCTACTTTAGTAGGAAATTCTCTTGGTGGACATGTTGCTTTAATTATAGCAAAAAAAAGGAAAGATTTAGTTCATTCTGTAGTTTTAACAGGTAGTTCAGGTTTATTTGAAAAATCTTTTGGATATGTTTTTCCTAAAAGAGAAAATTATGAATATATTAAAAAAAAATCACAAGAAGTATTTTATGATCCCAATATAGCTACTAAAGAATTAGTAGATGAGGTTTTCCGTATCGTGAATGATAAAAATAAGGGAATGAAAACTTTATATCTTGCTAAAAGTTCTATGAAATATAATATGTCCCAAGATCTATCTTTTATTCACCAACCAATTTGTTTAATATGGGGAAAACAAGATCATGTTACTCCTCCAGAAATAGCAAAAGAATTTCATAGATTATTACCTCATTCAGAATTATATTGGATAGATAAATGTGGACACGTTCCTATGATGGAACATCCAAAAAAATTCATAGATATATTAAAAAAATGGCTTTCTAAATTTGATTTTAATCATAAAAATTTTCTTTATCGTATTTAA
- a CDS encoding ribonuclease III family protein: protein MLFRTILKKDEDSILVEKLIKILGYCTKNTKFLKEVFIYSFSTKKVNSNQSYSLNFQRLEFLGDAILNSIISHFLCEKFPDKKEGELTQIRSKIVCRKNLNEISRKLTIPDIFSNKPIISDNILGNTLEALIGFIYLEIGYQGSKDFVHKKILHTHVNIMELQNKIFSYKVWMIEWSQKNKFIINFKTFREVENKDQNMITYLSEFTVLEYGIQTKGRGSSKKKSEEIAAKKAYFIVKKEIKSIHKEIIK, encoded by the coding sequence ATGTTATTTAGAACCATTTTGAAAAAAGATGAAGATTCTATTTTAGTAGAAAAACTAATAAAAATATTAGGATATTGTACAAAAAATACTAAATTTTTAAAGGAAGTATTTATTTATAGTTTCTCCACAAAAAAAGTAAATTCAAATCAAAGTTATTCTCTTAATTTTCAAAGACTAGAATTTTTAGGAGACGCTATTTTGAATTCTATTATATCACATTTTTTATGTGAAAAATTTCCTGATAAAAAAGAAGGAGAGTTAACTCAAATACGATCTAAAATAGTATGTAGAAAAAATTTAAATGAAATATCTAGAAAATTAACTATCCCAGATATTTTTTCTAATAAACCTATTATATCGGATAATATATTAGGAAATACACTGGAAGCTTTAATAGGATTTATTTATTTAGAAATAGGATATCAAGGTAGTAAAGATTTTGTCCATAAAAAAATTTTACATACTCATGTAAATATTATGGAATTACAAAATAAAATTTTTAGTTATAAAGTATGGATGATTGAATGGTCTCAAAAAAATAAATTTATAATTAATTTTAAAACTTTTCGAGAAGTAGAAAATAAAGATCAAAATATGATCACTTATTTATCTGAATTTACAGTGTTAGAATATGGAATACAAACTAAAGGAAGAGGTTCCTCAAAAAAAAAATCAGAAGAAATAGCGGCAAAAAAAGCTTACTTTATTGTTAAAAAAGAAATAAAATCCATACATAAAGAAATAATAAAATAA
- the fabF gene encoding beta-ketoacyl-ACP synthase II has product MDRLKKVVVTGMGTLTPIGNNIDEYWISLVNGKNGCAPITYFNTDKYKTKFACELKDYDPSIFFSKKERRKLDPCAQYGIIASEEAIRNSGINFFKERRERIGVIWASGIGGLLNLEKSISDYVNGGRYPRFSPFFIPKMLIDITAGFISMNYGIHGPNYATVSACASSSNAIVDAYHLICLGKADIIVTGGSEAAITQSGVGGFNALHALSTRNDNYQTASRPFDKDRDGFVLGEGAGCLILEEYKHAKERGANMYAEIGGVGMSGDAYHMTAPHPEGKGIILAMKAAIQDAGMKYKDVDHINSHGTSTILGDLAEIKAIQKVFHENIYNININSTKSMTGHLLGAAGAIEAVASILPLTKGIIPPTINLFHIDKNIDPKIKFTPNKAIKREVKISMCNTFGFGGHNVCILFKKINVI; this is encoded by the coding sequence ATGGATAGATTGAAAAAAGTAGTAGTTACTGGAATGGGGACTCTTACTCCTATAGGAAATAATATAGATGAATACTGGATTTCTCTTGTTAACGGTAAAAATGGGTGTGCTCCTATCACTTATTTTAATACCGATAAGTATAAAACAAAATTTGCTTGTGAATTAAAAGATTATGATCCGAGTATTTTTTTTAGTAAAAAAGAAAGACGAAAATTGGATCCTTGTGCACAATATGGAATTATAGCTTCTGAAGAAGCTATAAGAAATAGTGGAATTAATTTTTTTAAAGAAAGAAGGGAAAGAATTGGAGTTATTTGGGCGTCTGGAATTGGAGGCCTTCTCAATTTAGAAAAATCTATTTCAGATTATGTAAATGGGGGTAGATATCCTAGATTTAGTCCATTTTTTATTCCTAAAATGCTTATAGATATTACTGCTGGTTTTATTTCTATGAATTATGGAATTCATGGTCCAAATTACGCTACTGTATCTGCTTGTGCCTCCTCTTCTAATGCTATTGTAGATGCATATCATTTAATATGTTTAGGAAAAGCTGATATAATAGTAACAGGGGGTTCTGAAGCTGCTATTACACAAAGTGGAGTAGGAGGTTTTAATGCTTTACATGCATTATCTACTAGAAATGATAATTATCAAACAGCTTCTCGTCCTTTTGATAAAGATAGAGATGGATTTGTATTGGGAGAAGGAGCTGGTTGTCTTATTCTTGAGGAATATAAACATGCTAAGGAAAGAGGAGCAAATATGTATGCTGAAATAGGTGGAGTAGGAATGTCTGGAGATGCTTACCATATGACGGCACCTCATCCAGAAGGAAAAGGAATTATTTTAGCAATGAAAGCTGCTATTCAAGATGCAGGAATGAAATATAAAGACGTGGATCATATCAATTCCCATGGAACTTCTACTATATTAGGAGATTTAGCAGAAATAAAAGCAATTCAAAAAGTATTTCATGAAAACATTTATAATATAAATATTAACTCTACAAAATCTATGACAGGACATTTATTAGGTGCTGCTGGAGCAATAGAAGCAGTAGCTTCTATACTACCTTTAACAAAGGGAATTATTCCTCCAACTATTAACTTATTTCATATAGATAAAAACATAGATCCTAAAATTAAATTTACTCCAAATAAAGCTATAAAAAGAGAAGTTAAAATTAGTATGTGTAATACTTTTGGTTTTGGAGGACACAATGTTTGTATTTTATTCAAAAAAATAAATGTTATTTAG
- a CDS encoding acyl carrier protein, with amino-acid sequence MSDIASRVNALIVEKLSVDEKDIIPSASFTNDLEADSLDIVELIMEFEKEFNISISDEKAEKITTVGEAIQAIEDLLIEKKNLDQKSEK; translated from the coding sequence ATGTCTGATATTGCATCTAGAGTTAATGCTCTTATCGTAGAAAAACTAAGTGTAGATGAAAAAGATATTATTCCTTCTGCTAGTTTTACCAATGATTTAGAAGCAGATTCCTTAGATATAGTAGAATTAATTATGGAGTTTGAAAAGGAATTTAATATTAGTATTTCTGATGAAAAAGCCGAAAAAATAACAACAGTAGGAGAAGCCATACAGGCCATAGAAGATCTTTTGATAGAGAAAAAAAATCTCGATCAAAAATCTGAAAAATAA